The nucleotide sequence GACCTGGGGGAGCCCTTTCTTCCTACTCAGTACACAACCCTGCCAACAGCCAATTTTTAAACCAGGAGccttaaaacattaaaactcCAACTTCACACTCAGTCCTCACATTCAGTCTCTTAAATGATGTACTTTGTCAACGTAAAATAATCAACGCTCTCTCTCTTCCCACTGAAATGATCTTAGTATCAGCCCCTGCAACTTTGGTGGACTAGGAACCTCTCCTGTTGGGTCCTGGGGCAACCCTCTGACTCACAAGCCCCAGACTAGCACAGGAGGAAAGAATATTAACCTTGTTCTCTGGCTCGCTCACGATCCACAAGCCCTGGAAAATTAGCAAGTGGTAccaaaggggtttccctggtggcacaatggGTAgcacacctgccaatgctggagacaccaGTTTgctccctgatccgggaagatcccacatgccacggagcaactaagcccgcgtgctgcagctactgaggtCTGTGGGGCACcagaaaagccaccacagtgagaagccagggcatcgcaataaagacccagcagagccaaaaataaatagatgcatttttttaaaaagtttctattaCACCCACTTAGAACAAGACCTGATCAGTACTCACTGAGGCAACACAggtactaaaattggaatgatacagagatgGGTAGCATGGCCCCTGAGTAAGGACTACAGGCGTATTTATGAAatattctatattaaaaaaagaaaacttgatcaGAACACGAGACTAAGCTTTGTACCTCCAATTAGTGTGTGTGTTGTTACACTTTACTGCAGAAATATTAGTTGGTTTAACTATAGAAAGCTGGAGCTGGGTGAAAATTCCAAAGATTGAATCAGCAGGCAAGTTTTATCCAATCATGTCTTTGAATGCATTACTGTCCCAGGCCCTATAAAAGGGAGGAGCTTTGGGAGGGCAGACCAGGTGAACCCAGTTCAGAGAGCAGGTCACACGGCAAAGACTCCTCAGCTGTCAGCCCAGGATCACCCAGCTTGAGGTTCAGTCTTCTGGAGGAGGTGAGTTTCCTGGACAAAGGGAAAGCTTTAAACTTTGTACTCTAGCCAAAGCTCAGTGCATTCGTACGTGGGGAAAATTCATAGGTACCGGCTTTTCCAAGCTTTCAGGtacaggcactcagtcgtgtacagctctttgtgaccccatggactgcagccaggctctcctgaccgtgggattctccaggcaagaatactggagtgggttgccatttcctcctccaggggatcttcctcaccctggGGTGGAACCTGCATTGCCTGTagttcctgcattggccagcagattctttaccacggagccacatgggaagcccacttTTCCAAGCTTAGAGGATGTTTTTTTTGACAACTTCTCTGGCCTCAGAGGGTTTAATGTTATGAACTCTGTTTAAAGACCTAGTCTGATTGAagccacttctttctttctttttcttcccttccccactCTGGCACActttggggcatgcaggatcttacttcccggagcagggattgatcctgtgtccccttcactgcaaggcagattcttaactggaccaccagagaagtcccaaattCCAAGGTCTTAACCTCAATGCCCCACAGTGTCCCTGTGGGATTGAGTGCATGTCTGCAAGTGGGACCAGATTGTCCGTATGTGCCTGGGGTTGTGCTGAAAGAACTTGTGGGGAGACCCAGATGGAGAAACCATGGGAtctacataaaaataataaaaggccaATGTACTTGGATATGGAGAACCACCCAGAGCACCTAAGATGTGGGTCAGGGGAATGCATGCTCCAGCGAGGCCCTGTGCTGCTAGGAAGGATTTGATATTTTCCCGTGAGGGAAAAGAATGGTAAAACGGGGTGTCCTTAGAGGATTAGCATTATATAGGGCCATCTGCCAGTATGTGATAAATGcattaagaaaaggaaagaatgtattAAATTTTCTCCTATGGGGTCCTTCTggatttatctttgcttttttattgatGAGATCAAGGCAGTTGATCTGATCAGACTGCTTGATGAGGTTGACACCAAATGTGAAATATCATCAACTAACagaaaccagggcttcccaggtggcattagtggcaaagaatctgcctgccaatgcaggagatgtaagagatttgatccctgggtggggaagatgccctggaggaggaaatggcaacccattccagtattctcacctggaaaatcccatggacagaggagcctatcaggctacaatctatggggtcaaaaaaagttggacacgaaacgacttagcacgcaggtATGCAACAGAAAACAATTTGTTTTCTGTGCGCCTATCatactcagagaaggcgatggcaccccactccagtactcttgcctggaaaatcccatggacagagaagcctggtaggctgcagtccatggggtcgctgagggtcggacacgactgagcgacttcactttcacttttcactttcatgcattggagaaggaaatggcagcccactccagtgttcttgcctggagaatcccagggacggggaagcctggtgggctgccatccatggggtcacacagagtcggacatgactgaagcgacttagctatCATACTCCCACCAAGCCCTTTTGTTTTATggtataaaattggaaaaaaaaatatatatgtatatatatatgaatcctTGAATTACTGACCATATAGAAAATTGAAAAGGACGCAAAAATAGGCAAATTATATACAAGATGGacttaatcattttttaatgaggtataattgatatatgacattatattagtttcaaatggggaattccctggaagttcagtggttaggactccacgcttttaCTTCCAAGGGCCCAGCAGTgcaaaaaaaatacaagcaaaacatcaaacaaataaactttcagatgtacaatataatgatttgatatttataatattgtgaaataatcactaaaatcagttcagttcagttgctcagctgtgtcctactctgtaACCCATAGACTATaggatgccagacttccctgtccatcagcaattccaagagtttgctcagattcatgtccgtcaagtcagtgatgccatccaaccatctcatcctctgtcatccccttatcctcctgccttcaacctttcccagcatcagggtcttttcaataagtcagttcacattaagtggccaaagtattgaagcttcagcttcagcatcagtccttccaatgaatattcagaactgatttcctttaggattgattggttggatctccttgcagtccaagggactctccaagagtcttttccaacaccacagttcaaaagcatcaattatttggtgctcagctttctttatggtccaactctcatatccatgtgtgactactggaaaaaccatagccttgactagatggacctttgttggcaaagtaatgtctctgctttttaatatgctgtctaggttggtcatagcttttcttccaaggggcaagcatcttttaatttcatgactttttaaataaaaagcttatTTTCATGGCTAATTAAAATCACTAAAATAAGTCATTAATATCATTACCATATATAGTTGTGAaaatttttcttatgatgagaacatttaagatttactctcaaaaaattaaaaattacaaatatttactttcttagcaactttcaaatatgtaattctgtattattaactatagtgcCATCTGTACTTGCTTCCACACACAAGTGGGAAAGGGCAGGGATTAGAAACACAGATAGACCATAATAAAGTTGTAACTTTGATAAACACAGTGAAGCAGAGACAAATGCTGTTCACGAGGAAGAGTAACttcagagggaaaaacaaaacaggaaatgtgATGAGGGAGATTTTCCTAAGTGCTGTATCATTGAACTGTGTCGCAGTGACGTGGCTGGGGTAGCCAGACAGATGTCTGTGCCTGATGTAGTTTTCAGCACAGAGAAATAAAGTGTATGGATTCCATCCTATTGCTTCTATTTGGttcacttttctctattttttcctaGTATTTTACCTTCCTACAGTAATTAAAAGAACATACTTTATACGGATCATTGCTTTTTTTaactggtggcttccctggtggctcagatggttaagaatctgcatacaatgcaggagaccagtttCAAtcctctgggaagatcccctggacaaggagatggctacccactctagtgttcttgcctggagaattccatggacagaggagcctgactggttacagtccatggagttgcaaagagtcagatgggactgagcaactgacactttaaTTATATTGAGCCGGTCTTACGTCTTCCATAAATCAAGTGACTGAATATATGTCACTCTGTATTGGGACACTATTCTGTTATGTtgctctattttctatttttgtggcaCTATGACACCATCTTTATTATAACTTCAATAGCATTTTATTATCTGATTGTGTAAATCCTCcaagcttattttttaatatttatttttatttatttattatgtgtttggctgcactgggtcttatttgcagcatgtgggatctaagtttcctgaccagggattgaacccaggccgccTACATTGGGAGCTccgagtcttgaccactggaccaccaggaagtctccCTCCAAATTTATTCTTCAGAAATACCCTGTCTATTATTTGGCCTTTTGCTACATGTCATTTAGAATTGCTCTgtcaattttctctctctctcacacacacacatcttctggATTTTCCTTGAAAATTCATTGACTATACAATCCATCCAGAGAGAACTTCCATTTCCAATAATATTGAGCCTTTCAATCAATTCATAAATATGGCTTTTCTCTTCATACCTTTATTATCTTGTAGTTATCTACAGATAACTTGCATACCTTACATTAGATTTGTTCATAGGTATTTAATGTTGGAAATTATGATAAagttattcctttaattttgtttctcttataAAAATTGCTTTTGGAATATTGACCTTGTAAAAGGCACCTTGTTAAATTCATCTGGTCTAATATTTGTAGATATTTAGGGTTTTTTCCCAAACAAAATCCTGCTGTCTATAAATAATAGttgatacattttctttttaaaatttttaactgtttTCGGCCATGCCATGCGGCATATGcaatcttagctctctgaccagggatggagtccacatccctgcagtggaagcacagagtcctaaccactggaccaccagggaagtccttgatacATTTTCAGGTCTTATTTAAGTGGCTGCGTACCAGCCATATGTTGTATAGAGTTGACAATGGACTTCCATCTCTCAATCCCAAGAATAAAACTTTTAAGAACAATTTTTGTTGTACTTTTAAGAGTAATTTTTGTTGTagttattttgtaattatttatcaCAATGaaagtttccttctattcctagctTAGCAAGTGTCTTTCTTAGGATTGAGTACTGACTTTTATTAAACATATTCAATGTATCTGCTTGTGTGGTAGTATGTTCTTTCAGTTCTATTAATGTGGCAAATTATGTGGCTTTTTGAAATTTAACCCAAAATGCATGCAGAACATAGACTTCATCCACACATAATATGCTTTCTTTACACATGACTTGGTTTCATTTGCAGACATTTAGTTGAGGATTTTCACATCTATACTCATATGAGTTGCTAGACAGCAGTCACCCTTACTTTAATGCATTTGTAAAGTTACACGATCAGGAAGGGTCATTAATTAAAATAGGAATGTCTCCTCTTTCCCTATGCTCTGTGAGAATTTGTGTATTATTAGAGTTATTACTTTCTTAAGTTTCTCAAAATTTACCTATGAAGTTATCTGAGCCTGAAATGTatgctctctctttcttttttaattatactGGTGATGTATATAATTAGATACAAATCTCCTGTTTCTATTGTGTGATCTTTAAGCATCCAACAGTATCAACGTATGCAGCATTCATGCAACATTTGATTGTTACCTAAATAGTgagataagaaaataagaaataagaaaacttataaaatattatttataaatgtccTGATGTTGTTTTAAAGCAGATCTCCAGAAACAAAAGATGTCAAGAACTAAATCCTGGCAGCTGAATCTATAAGAAACATTGCCAAGAATGGATGTAGGTTTCAGAGCATCATTTCAGCATGAACCATCCAAGGAGGACCCAAAGTCAGCAAATACAGGCTTTATCCCCAGTCGAGGACCCACTCTGCGAACAGCAGAGGATATCTCTCAGTTGCAGAACACTCAGCCCAGCTTATTGCAAAATGTCAATAACTCACGTGCAAGGCAGGAACTGCAAAGACTCTATAAGTCATTTCACTTATGGCTGCAGCCAGAAAAACACAGCAagcatgaaattatttttcaacttgCCCTGGAACAATTTATGATCAATAAGCACTACAGTGAAAAGTCTACtttgaaagagaaatggaaagcaaGTGGTGGAGACCTGGAGAAATTCACAGAAGACCTGCCTGATGACTGCATAAAGCTACCTGACTTGGTAGGTAGAGTGTTCTGACCTCTGGGATGAGGGGCAGAAAGGAGTAAGGAATAAACAATACATTCAGTTGTTGATgcctggaagaagagaaagaagtgtTACTGTAGACCAATTATTAGTCAGATCACTCTTCCTCGGACAAATACTTACTATTCCAAGTAAGCGAGAATcaacattttatatgtttattcagTGAGGCATATGGGAACCAACATATTAATTAGTGTAATTGATTTTCATAGGTGAAGTGCTAAGAGGACCCCACTGAGAAAATGTCAATTGGGCAGAAACCTTAGGATGAGAAATGCCTTGACAAGAGCTGGTTCTTCCTTCAGAAAGCCTTGTTattgttcactcagttgtgtccgactctttgtgaccccatgggctgcagcacgccaggcttccctccctctactatcccctggagtttgctcaaatccatgtccactgagtcggtgatgccatccaaccatcttatcctccgtcACCCCCTTTTCCGTTTGCcctcagtcttctccagcatcaaggtctttcctaatgagttagctctttgcatcaagtggccaaagtactggagtttcagcttcagctttaatctttccaatgaatattcagggttgatttcctttaggattgactactttgatctcctttctccttgaagtccaagggactcgcagtATTCATCTTTTTTCATCATGGAAGACACACTAAAAAAGAAATTACCATGAAATTTGATACAGGCAGAAATAAGGGCAGGACAAAGAGGTATGGGAGCCCACAGTACAAAGATATTGGGAAAGCCTGACTGAGGTGGGTTTTCCAAAACCGGTTTTATCACATAGTAGATAAATaatcatgccttttttttttttttttaataggtccATGTCCACATGCAGGGGCAGGAAGCCCTCTTTTCAGAAAATATGTCCTTAAAAGAAATCATCTTTCATCTAACCAATCAGTTGTCAACAGGAGGGGTGAACATGGGAACTCCGTCCTGGACCGTGCAAGATACATCCCTGGAAACAGGACAAAGTGAGTGGGCAGAGCCCAGGTCCCAGAGGGGTGGCCCATGTGGGCTCTTTCTTGGGTGCAACTTCACTGAGTCACTTTTTCGCCTCCTACAGGAAATGAAGGTAAAGAAAATGATGGCAACATTTCTGTGAAAACTCATCAAGTAAATGACGGTATTACTAGTCCAAGCAATCAGATACCTTCCCTAATCATTGTCCAAGAAGAGAATCATCTGAGGCTGGAAGAAGGaggtgtttctctggagaatccacGGAACTCCAGAAGAGGAGCAGGCCCAGGCCCCTCCAGGCCTCAGGATGGATCCCTGAAAGGACCCTCCTCTCAAGATGTCCTCATGGAAGTGGAACGAGACCAGGTCACCCCTGAGCCTGTTTCTACCCTCCAGAGCTCTGAGGGGACTTCTGCACGTGGGAAACACCAGGAAAGATCCCTCAGAGCCCCAGAagtatacagatgtgagagatgtcCCAAGACCTTCAGGTATTCCTCTCGGTTCAGAGTTCACCAGAAAAGACACGATAATGAGAGAACATATATTTGTGCCGAGTGTGGCAAAGGCTTCTTTCAGGCCTCAGACCTCCATGTGCATCAGAGGATTCATACAGGAGAGAAGCCCTTTGTGTGCAGCACATGTGAAATGGCCTTCACCCACAAAACCAACCTTCGGGCTCATGAGAGAACCCACACGGGAGAGAAGCCCTATGAGTGTTCCCTCTGCCAGAGACGCTTCCGCCAGTCCTCCACCTACCACCGCCATCTTAGGTTTCACCAGAAAACTACCCTCAAAAGTGCTCCACACTAAATTAAGCTTCCTCGGCTACAGCCCCAATGTAATGCACACAAATATGCATGTGAATATGTGTATTTCCATAGTATTTCTCCATTTGgaatatactttataattttctcATGTTATTCCCATTGTCTCACACCACCCGAATGTAAGTTTAAGAAAGACaagtattttctcagttttttttcacTAACTTATCTCAGGTGCTTTGAAATAGCTGACACATTTCCAACAACTAGTAAATATCCGTTTAGTACATGAATTTATCTTTAAGAttggtgttatttttaaaatttagcccCACACGAGAAGACAGTGAGTTCCCATGCCAGAACACGCGATCACCAGCTCAGAGTGGTCCACTGAGGCTTCTGCTGCCTGCTACCCTGTTCTCTGTCCACACCCTTCATCTTGTGGGCTTCAGCTTTTCAGCAACTGTGAACCTGGGGAGATCTGGGTCCCGCTCAGGACATCAGATCTTATTGCCCTCCCAGGCCTCGACCTTCCCCTGAAGCTCAATAAAATGGCTTTGTTaccaaccagggttcttggcctcctttcTTAATCAACAGAAACTGATCAGAGGCCAGAAAAGAAATTCAGGTAAGGCTTTTTTGAGGTCCCTGCTGCAGCAGAGGGGAGCGAAAACAAATTATAGGTTCCCTTGTTTGCTTGCTCCCCAAGGTGGGGCTCAGCACCCTACTTTTGCTCCTGACCCTctgcttttgctccaggctcttcaaaaATGGCagttggggacttctctggtggttccgTGGTGGAAAGtgagcctgccaatgcaggagacacaggtcggATTCCTGATACAGgaggatcccacacgctgcagggcaacaaagtccctgtgccacaactattcgCTTGTATTACAAGCCCTGGAGCTGCAACTGCTGGACTGGCGTGctggaactactgaagcctgagtgccctcgAGGCTACGCTCCACAGCGGGAGAGGCAATCACAGTTAGAaatccgtgcaccacagctagcgTGGCCCCCAGTCACTGCAACTGTGGAAAAAGCCCATGGAGCAATGAAGATTCAGCACAGTGAAATCAGTAAAAaatccaaatgcaaaagaatgaaattggacccccAACCTAACCCcagatacaaaaattaacttgaaatggatcaaagacctaaatgtaagagcttaACTCGAAAgctcttaaaagaaaataaataaatgttcatgaccttggattaggTCATGGTATTTTAGATAAGAcgccaaaagcaaaaacaatagaaaaaataaactggacttcataaaaaaaatttttttaagtggcaaTTGGGTTTT is from Bos indicus isolate NIAB-ARS_2022 breed Sahiwal x Tharparkar chromosome 18, NIAB-ARS_B.indTharparkar_mat_pri_1.0, whole genome shotgun sequence and encodes:
- the LOC109571887 gene encoding zinc finger and SCAN domain-containing protein 4-like, producing the protein MDVGFRASFQHEPSKEDPKSANTGFIPSRGPTLRTAEDISQLQNTQPSLLQNVNNSRARQELQRLYKSFHLWLQPEKHSKHEIIFQLALEQFMINKHYSEKSTLKEKWKASGGDLEKFTEDLPDDCIKLPDLVHVHMQGQEALFSENMSLKEIIFHLTNQLSTGGVNMGTPSWTVQDTSLETGQRNEGKENDGNISVKTHQVNDGITSPSNQIPSLIIVQEENHLRLEEGGVSLENPRNSRRGAGPGPSRPQDGSLKGPSSQDVLMEVERDQVTPEPVSTLQSSEGTSARGKHQERSLRAPEVYRCERCPKTFRYSSRFRVHQKRHDNERTYICAECGKGFFQASDLHVHQRIHTGEKPFVCSTCEMAFTHKTNLRAHERTHTGEKPYECSLCQRRFRQSSTYHRHLRFHQKTTLKSAPH